The Peribacillus sp. FSL P2-0133 genome has a segment encoding these proteins:
- the recJ gene encoding single-stranded-DNA-specific exonuclease RecJ has product MLKPKTRWNLRTADENKVAVLAEELHITPLVAALLVNRGLDTIESARSFLFVKNQTFHDPFLLKDMDKAVYRIREAIQNGEKIRIFGDYDADGVTSTTVMMTALTRLGADVDFYIPNRFTEGYGPNPMAFRLAAEQGVKVLITVDTGISAVDEAKLAGELGMDYILTDHHEPGPELPEALAIIHPKLEDSSYPFKELAGVGVAFKLAHALLGELPEDLLEIAAIGTIADLVPLQGENRVIAAKGIEQLRLTRRPGLVALMKVANVQQEALNEESIGFAMAPRINAVGRLGDADPAVDLLMSQSLEEATELANEINDINKERQEMVAAMAEEAIAEVEENYPPESNGVLIIGREGWNAGVVGIVASKLVERFYRPTIVLSYDREKGLAKGSARSIAGFDLFQSLSACREMLPHFGGHPMAAGMTLKIEDVQELRDRMNLIAKEQLNEEDFTPITNLDGATTLAEVSIQTIQEMSLLAPFGVTNPKPKILIDSVQLSSVRKIGANQNHLKVQLEDGENHKLDGVGFGLGHFVDEIAPHAEVSVIGELSINEWNNMKKPQIFVQDVSVNHWQLFDYRGKGQAEKWLADIPVQNRKIVIFSEDIYRRYPFLQNHPDLVHIKNELDAEQLDCFEGHLAFMDMPPSREYLKRVIANKNPSRIYAHFSHEQDHFLSTMPTRDHFKWFYAFLAKKGPLDVKRYGDDLAKYRGWSRDTVEFISKVFFELDFVTIENGLIMLTTNAKKRDLSESESYTRKKEQFELEQELVYSSYQQLFDWFNHYLVHEATDLEEETKQWI; this is encoded by the coding sequence ATGTTAAAGCCAAAAACCCGGTGGAACTTACGAACTGCCGATGAAAACAAAGTTGCTGTACTAGCTGAAGAGCTTCATATAACACCTTTGGTTGCAGCCCTGCTTGTGAATCGAGGCCTGGATACGATTGAAAGTGCCCGATCATTTTTATTTGTAAAAAATCAAACTTTTCATGATCCATTTTTATTGAAGGATATGGATAAAGCAGTATATAGAATAAGAGAAGCGATTCAAAATGGAGAAAAAATACGTATATTCGGTGATTATGATGCGGATGGCGTGACATCGACGACAGTGATGATGACGGCGCTGACGAGATTGGGGGCCGATGTTGACTTTTATATCCCGAATCGGTTTACAGAAGGATATGGTCCGAATCCGATGGCATTCCGCCTTGCAGCCGAGCAAGGGGTGAAGGTATTAATAACCGTCGATACCGGAATTTCTGCAGTCGATGAAGCGAAACTTGCCGGCGAGCTTGGCATGGATTATATTTTGACCGACCACCATGAACCGGGACCGGAACTGCCTGAGGCATTGGCAATCATCCATCCTAAACTTGAGGACAGTTCCTATCCATTTAAAGAGCTTGCCGGAGTAGGGGTCGCATTTAAGCTGGCACACGCCTTGCTTGGGGAATTGCCTGAGGATTTGCTTGAGATAGCGGCAATCGGCACGATAGCGGATTTAGTGCCTTTACAAGGGGAAAACCGCGTTATTGCTGCGAAAGGCATCGAGCAGTTACGTTTGACGCGCCGCCCGGGACTTGTTGCCTTAATGAAAGTGGCGAATGTTCAGCAGGAAGCATTGAATGAAGAATCGATCGGCTTTGCGATGGCACCGCGGATCAATGCTGTCGGGCGCCTTGGAGATGCCGATCCTGCTGTCGATTTATTGATGTCACAAAGTCTGGAAGAAGCGACGGAACTTGCCAATGAAATCAATGATATCAATAAAGAGCGACAGGAAATGGTTGCGGCAATGGCGGAAGAAGCGATTGCTGAAGTCGAGGAAAACTACCCGCCGGAGTCCAATGGAGTGCTCATCATCGGCAGGGAAGGCTGGAACGCCGGAGTTGTGGGGATTGTGGCCTCTAAACTTGTTGAACGCTTTTACCGGCCGACGATTGTATTGAGTTATGACCGGGAAAAGGGATTAGCTAAAGGTTCTGCTCGGAGCATCGCCGGTTTCGATCTATTTCAAAGTCTTTCCGCCTGCCGTGAAATGCTGCCTCATTTCGGTGGACATCCGATGGCTGCTGGAATGACCTTGAAAATTGAAGATGTTCAGGAGCTCAGGGACCGCATGAACTTGATTGCGAAGGAACAACTGAACGAAGAGGACTTCACACCCATTACAAACTTGGACGGGGCAACGACTTTAGCTGAAGTTTCCATTCAAACGATTCAGGAAATGAGCTTGCTGGCGCCATTTGGGGTTACGAATCCTAAGCCGAAGATATTGATAGATTCCGTCCAGCTTTCAAGTGTCCGCAAAATTGGTGCCAACCAAAATCACTTGAAGGTCCAGCTGGAAGATGGTGAAAATCATAAACTTGACGGCGTGGGCTTCGGTCTCGGTCATTTTGTCGATGAAATAGCTCCGCACGCTGAAGTCTCGGTTATTGGTGAGCTTTCCATCAATGAGTGGAATAATATGAAAAAGCCCCAGATCTTTGTCCAGGATGTCTCGGTAAACCATTGGCAGTTATTCGATTACCGCGGCAAGGGACAGGCAGAGAAGTGGCTTGCCGACATTCCAGTACAAAACCGGAAGATCGTCATTTTCTCGGAAGATATTTATCGCAGATACCCATTTTTGCAAAACCATCCAGATCTTGTTCATATCAAGAATGAACTGGATGCAGAGCAGCTCGACTGCTTCGAAGGTCATTTGGCATTTATGGACATGCCGCCGTCCAGGGAATATTTGAAACGGGTGATTGCCAATAAGAACCCTTCGCGTATCTACGCTCACTTTTCCCATGAACAGGACCATTTCTTAAGTACGATGCCAACAAGGGATCATTTTAAATGGTTCTATGCCTTCCTTGCCAAAAAGGGTCCGCTCGACGTGAAAAGATATGGTGATGACCTGGCCAAATATCGCGGCTGGTCAAGAGATACCGTGGAATTCATTTCTAAGGTGTTTTTTGAGCTTGATTTTGTTACAATAGAGAATGGGTTAATTATGCTCACAACCAATGCGAAAAAACGCGATCTCAGTGAATCTGAATCGTATACAAGAAAGAAAGAGCAATTTGAGCTTGAACAAGAGCTTGTTTATTCTTCCTATCAGCAATTATTCGATTGGTTCAATCATTATTTAGTTCATGAGGCAACAGACCTTGAGGAGGAAACAAAGCAATGGATTTAA
- the secDF gene encoding protein translocase subunit SecDF gives MVKRSRIVAFFLIALLIFAAMGTTSKGILKDIKLGLDLQGGFEVLYEVKPLSGEKITPDVLRATVSSLERRVNVLGVSEPNIQIEGKDRIRVQLAGVKDQNNAREILSTQAKLSFRDYNDKEMMTGADLKEGGAKQTFQDNKPVVEVTLKDVNKFKDITQKISSMQSPTNVLAIWLDFEEGKDSIKDTASQDNMISAPAVSEVFNTKKVYITGQFTVEEAKELAALLNAGALPVDLKEKYSTSVGAQFGAGALHDTIFAGIIGIALVFIFMLVYYRFPGFIAVVTLSIYLFLTLLVFDWMNAVLTLPGIAALVLGVGMAVDANIITYERIRDELKLGRSVKAAYKEGTKNSLATITDANLTTLLAAAVLFYYGTSSVKGFATTLIISILMSFITAVYGTRLFMSLWVNSGFLDKRASWFGVKKKYIHDISEKMELMSLPTRFDKIDFVKHRKVFYGISIGVTIIGIIFLLVFRLNLGIDFTSGTRIEIASKDVLTTQQVKTEMKKVGIAKDDIKDVRLAGQENKNAVVRTVGVLNKQEIAQLKDHFKKDYGVEPNVSTVSPTVGKELAKNALFALAIASLGIILYVSIRFEWRMAVPAVVALIHDAFFIITIFSVLRLEVDITFIAAVLTIVGYSINDTIVTFDRIRENLRFSRKIKTAEELENIVNISIRQTLTRSINTVLTVLITVIALMIFGSEAIRNFSIALFIGLICGVYSSLLIASQFWLDLKIRELKKKGPLNTAKEKKQSLEGQV, from the coding sequence ATGGTAAAAAGAAGCAGAATCGTTGCGTTTTTTCTAATCGCACTATTGATTTTCGCAGCGATGGGGACGACTTCAAAAGGAATCCTAAAGGATATCAAGCTGGGTCTTGATCTTCAAGGCGGTTTTGAAGTGTTATATGAAGTAAAACCGCTGTCTGGGGAAAAGATCACCCCGGATGTTTTACGGGCTACAGTAAGCTCGCTTGAGCGGCGTGTCAATGTTTTGGGCGTTAGCGAACCTAACATTCAAATCGAAGGGAAAGACCGGATCCGCGTTCAATTGGCTGGAGTCAAAGACCAAAACAACGCTCGCGAAATCCTCTCGACACAAGCTAAATTATCTTTCCGTGACTACAACGATAAGGAAATGATGACCGGTGCCGACCTTAAAGAAGGCGGCGCGAAACAAACGTTCCAAGATAATAAACCGGTTGTCGAAGTCACATTGAAAGACGTAAATAAATTTAAGGACATCACTCAAAAAATATCCTCGATGCAAAGTCCGACTAATGTACTTGCAATCTGGTTGGATTTCGAGGAAGGAAAAGATTCCATTAAGGATACAGCCTCACAGGACAATATGATATCCGCTCCGGCTGTCAGTGAAGTTTTCAATACGAAGAAGGTGTATATTACCGGTCAATTCACGGTGGAAGAAGCGAAAGAGCTTGCAGCCCTTCTGAATGCAGGTGCTTTGCCTGTAGATTTAAAAGAAAAGTATTCCACTTCTGTAGGTGCCCAGTTCGGTGCAGGTGCACTGCATGATACTATTTTTGCAGGAATCATCGGAATTGCACTTGTTTTTATCTTCATGCTTGTGTATTACCGCTTCCCGGGATTCATTGCAGTCGTCACTTTAAGCATATACCTTTTCTTGACGCTTTTAGTGTTTGATTGGATGAATGCGGTCCTTACGCTGCCTGGTATTGCAGCATTGGTACTCGGGGTCGGGATGGCCGTCGACGCAAATATCATAACCTATGAGCGAATCAGGGATGAATTGAAACTTGGCAGATCGGTTAAAGCGGCTTATAAAGAAGGTACCAAGAATTCACTTGCTACAATCACGGACGCCAACTTAACGACCCTGCTGGCTGCGGCTGTTCTGTTCTATTATGGAACAAGCTCGGTTAAAGGGTTTGCCACCACTTTGATCATTTCGATTTTAATGAGTTTCATTACAGCCGTCTATGGTACACGCCTCTTCATGAGCCTGTGGGTGAATAGCGGGTTCCTGGACAAACGTGCATCGTGGTTTGGCGTGAAGAAGAAATACATTCACGATATATCCGAGAAAATGGAATTAATGTCATTGCCAACACGCTTTGATAAAATCGATTTCGTCAAACATCGGAAAGTTTTTTATGGCATTTCAATCGGTGTCACCATTATCGGGATCATTTTCCTGCTCGTCTTCAGATTGAATCTTGGGATTGATTTCACGAGCGGTACCCGAATTGAGATTGCGTCCAAAGATGTCTTGACGACTCAGCAAGTCAAAACCGAAATGAAAAAGGTCGGTATTGCTAAGGATGATATCAAGGATGTCAGGCTCGCTGGACAAGAAAATAAAAATGCTGTCGTTCGTACAGTCGGTGTGCTTAATAAACAGGAAATCGCTCAATTGAAGGACCACTTTAAGAAAGATTATGGAGTAGAACCGAATGTCAGCACCGTTTCGCCGACAGTTGGAAAAGAACTTGCGAAAAATGCTCTGTTTGCGTTAGCGATTGCATCACTCGGCATTATCTTGTATGTATCCATACGATTTGAATGGCGGATGGCTGTACCTGCCGTCGTAGCGCTTATACATGACGCGTTCTTTATTATTACGATATTTAGTGTACTTCGACTTGAAGTGGATATCACCTTCATTGCTGCGGTTCTGACGATTGTCGGTTATTCGATCAATGATACGATCGTAACCTTTGACCGTATTCGTGAAAATCTGCGCTTCAGCCGTAAAATCAAAACCGCCGAAGAACTTGAGAACATTGTGAACATCAGTATCAGGCAAACTTTGACGAGATCCATTAACACGGTTCTGACCGTTCTCATCACGGTCATCGCGTTGATGATCTTCGGCAGTGAAGCTATCCGTAACTTCTCCATTGCCCTGTTTATCGGTTTAATATGCGGCGTGTATTCATCGCTATTGATCGCTTCCCAATTCTGGCTTGATTTGAAAATCAGGGAATTGAAGAAGAAAGGTCCGCTGAATACAGCGAAAGAAAAGAAACAAAGTCTTGAAGGACAAGTTTAA
- a CDS encoding bifunctional (p)ppGpp synthetase/guanosine-3',5'-bis(diphosphate) 3'-pyrophosphohydrolase → MANDQILTAEQVVERASLYLQPEEAEFIYRAFKYAEYAHREQFRKSGEPYIIHPIQVAGILADLEMDPATIAAGFLHDVVEDTEITLKDIEENFSPEVAMLVDGVTKLGKIKYKSQQEQQAENHRKMFVAMAQDIRVILIKLADRLHNMRTLKHLPQEKQRRISNETLEIFAPLAHRLGISTIKWELEDTALRYLNPQQYYRIVNLMKKKRAERENYLEEVIDEVRKNVEEVNIKADLSGRPKHIYSIYRKMALQNKQFSEIYDLLAVRIVVNSIKDCYAVLGIIHTCWKPMPGRFKDYIAMPKPNMYQSLHTTVIGPKGDPLEVQIRTSDMHRIAEFGVAAHWAYKEGKDVGEQPSLEEKLTWFREILEFQDDATNAEEFMESLKIDLFSDMVFIFTPKGDVIELPSGSNPIDFAYRIHSEIGNKTIGAKVNGKMVPLDYKLKTGDIIEILTSKHSYGPSQDWLKLTQTSQAKNKIRQFFKKQRREENIEKGKELVEKEIKDMEFDLKEILAAENIRRVADKFNFLNEEDMYAAVGYNGITALQVANRLTEKWRKQKMVEQEADISEAVADLKTFSNTSKKRDSGVQVPGIDNLLIRLSRCCNPVPGDEIVGYITKGRGVSVHRQDCPNLDSGDADHRLVPVEWESTINERKEYIVEIEISGYDRRGLLNEVLQAVNETKTNISAVSGKSDRNKVATIHMSIYIHNIAHLQKVVDRIKQISDVYSVRRIMN, encoded by the coding sequence ATGGCTAATGATCAAATATTGACTGCCGAGCAGGTTGTGGAACGGGCCAGCTTATATCTTCAGCCGGAAGAAGCTGAATTTATCTATAGAGCGTTTAAGTATGCAGAGTATGCTCACCGAGAACAATTCCGTAAATCGGGAGAGCCGTATATTATTCATCCGATTCAAGTGGCGGGCATTCTGGCTGATCTTGAAATGGACCCTGCAACCATTGCGGCAGGTTTTTTACATGATGTTGTTGAAGACACGGAGATCACTTTGAAGGATATTGAAGAAAATTTCAGTCCTGAAGTCGCCATGCTTGTGGATGGCGTGACCAAGTTAGGGAAAATCAAATACAAATCACAGCAGGAGCAACAGGCGGAAAACCATCGGAAAATGTTCGTGGCGATGGCCCAGGATATACGGGTTATCTTGATTAAACTAGCGGACAGACTGCATAATATGCGGACATTGAAGCATCTGCCGCAGGAAAAGCAGAGAAGGATTTCGAACGAGACGTTGGAAATCTTCGCACCGCTTGCCCATCGTCTTGGTATCAGCACGATTAAATGGGAACTGGAAGATACTGCACTAAGGTATTTGAATCCTCAGCAGTATTACCGAATCGTCAACCTGATGAAGAAGAAACGTGCAGAACGTGAAAACTATCTAGAAGAAGTCATTGATGAAGTGCGTAAAAACGTTGAGGAAGTCAACATTAAGGCTGACCTATCCGGCAGGCCGAAACATATATACAGCATTTATCGCAAAATGGCTTTGCAGAATAAACAGTTCAGCGAAATTTATGATTTGCTTGCAGTTCGGATCGTCGTCAATAGCATAAAAGATTGCTATGCCGTTTTAGGGATCATCCATACATGCTGGAAGCCGATGCCTGGCCGATTCAAAGACTATATCGCGATGCCGAAGCCGAATATGTATCAATCGCTCCATACGACGGTGATCGGACCGAAAGGCGATCCGCTGGAAGTGCAGATCCGTACTTCCGATATGCATCGCATTGCCGAGTTCGGGGTTGCCGCGCACTGGGCTTATAAAGAGGGAAAAGATGTTGGTGAACAGCCTTCACTGGAAGAAAAATTGACATGGTTCCGGGAAATTCTTGAATTCCAGGATGATGCGACTAATGCTGAGGAATTCATGGAATCCCTTAAAATAGATCTTTTTTCTGATATGGTATTCATTTTCACTCCAAAAGGCGATGTCATCGAACTGCCATCAGGATCCAACCCGATTGATTTCGCTTACCGGATTCACTCGGAAATCGGAAATAAAACGATTGGTGCCAAAGTGAACGGGAAAATGGTACCGCTGGATTATAAACTGAAAACTGGCGACATCATAGAAATCTTAACCTCGAAGCATTCATATGGTCCAAGTCAGGATTGGCTTAAGCTAACGCAAACATCTCAAGCGAAAAATAAAATCCGCCAATTTTTCAAGAAGCAGCGCCGGGAAGAAAATATCGAAAAAGGCAAAGAGCTTGTTGAAAAGGAAATCAAGGATATGGAGTTCGACCTGAAGGAAATCCTGGCTGCCGAGAATATCAGGCGTGTTGCGGATAAATTCAACTTCCTGAATGAAGAGGATATGTATGCAGCAGTCGGATATAACGGAATAACAGCCCTTCAGGTAGCTAACCGCCTTACCGAAAAATGGCGTAAGCAGAAGATGGTCGAGCAAGAAGCAGATATTTCTGAAGCGGTAGCCGATCTGAAAACCTTCTCCAATACATCTAAAAAACGTGACTCAGGCGTACAGGTACCGGGGATTGATAACCTGCTTATCCGTTTATCACGCTGTTGCAACCCAGTTCCAGGGGACGAAATCGTTGGTTATATAACTAAAGGCCGTGGAGTTTCAGTTCATAGACAAGATTGTCCGAACTTGGATAGCGGGGATGCGGATCATCGCCTCGTACCGGTTGAATGGGAAAGTACGATTAACGAACGCAAGGAATACATCGTTGAAATTGAAATTAGCGGCTATGACCGTCGCGGCTTATTAAACGAAGTGCTGCAAGCAGTCAATGAAACCAAGACCAACATTTCAGCGGTCTCGGGTAAATCCGACAGGAATAAGGTCGCGACCATTCACATGTCGATTTATATTCATAACATTGCCCATTTACAAAAGGTCGTCGACCGCATAAAACAAATTTCAGATGTTTATTCCGTCAGAAGGATAATGAACTAA
- a CDS encoding adenine phosphoribosyltransferase, whose amino-acid sequence MDLKQYVTIVQDWPKPGIVFKDITTLMDNGAAYKYATDQIVEYARDKNIDLVVGPEARGFIIGCPVAYSLEVGFAPVRKEGKLPRETIKVEYGLEYGKDVLTIHKDAIKPGQRILITDDLLATGGTIEATIKLVEQLGGIVAGIAFLIELTDLDGKDKLDGYDVLTLMSF is encoded by the coding sequence ATGGATTTAAAGCAATATGTAACAATTGTGCAAGACTGGCCAAAACCGGGTATTGTCTTCAAAGATATTACAACATTAATGGATAACGGCGCAGCTTATAAATACGCAACAGACCAAATCGTCGAGTACGCACGCGATAAAAATATCGACTTGGTGGTAGGGCCGGAAGCACGCGGATTCATTATCGGATGTCCAGTCGCATACTCATTGGAAGTGGGCTTTGCGCCAGTGAGAAAAGAAGGAAAACTTCCACGTGAAACGATAAAGGTCGAATATGGTTTAGAATATGGCAAGGATGTATTGACAATCCATAAAGATGCCATTAAACCGGGACAGCGTATCTTGATCACGGATGATTTGCTTGCTACCGGGGGAACAATCGAAGCGACGATCAAATTGGTTGAACAGCTTGGCGGAATTGTAGCCGGGATTGCATTCCTTATTGAATTGACCGACTTGGATGGTAAAGATAAATTAGACGGCTATGATGTCTTGACATTAATGAGCTTTTAA
- a CDS encoding post-transcriptional regulator, translated as MAKKNHPYQRYYLKVRPFLKSKREEFQMVGLNAVTEEDIWGTLTKNKWKRPQENIHLHELVADIVTFSSNQFMTFQMVEAYKSPNLLEPLSEEELKELFKE; from the coding sequence ATGGCAAAAAAGAATCATCCCTATCAAAGGTATTATCTAAAGGTACGTCCATTTTTAAAGAGCAAGCGTGAGGAATTCCAAATGGTCGGATTGAATGCCGTAACAGAGGAAGACATTTGGGGAACTTTAACCAAAAATAAATGGAAGCGTCCGCAGGAAAACATTCACCTTCATGAACTTGTCGCAGATATCGTGACATTTTCGAGTAACCAGTTCATGACCTTCCAAATGGTTGAAGCATATAAATCACCAAACCTATTAGAGCCGCTTTCTGAAGAAGAACTGAAGGAACTTTTTAAAGAATAA
- the dtd gene encoding D-aminoacyl-tRNA deacylase, whose amino-acid sequence MRVVLQRSKAAKVVVADQIIGQIDSGLVLLVGITHGDTIDDAAYLADKIVNLRIFEDENEKMNHSLLDVGGSILSVSQFTLYGDCRKGRRPNFMDAARPEEANELYEAFNEELRKKGVHTETGQFGAMMDVQLTNDGPVTLILESKK is encoded by the coding sequence ATGCGTGTTGTTTTACAACGTTCCAAAGCGGCAAAAGTCGTTGTCGCTGACCAAATAATCGGGCAAATCGACAGCGGTCTCGTCCTGTTGGTTGGTATCACCCATGGGGATACCATCGATGACGCCGCCTATTTGGCCGATAAGATTGTCAATCTAAGAATATTTGAAGATGAAAATGAAAAGATGAACCATTCACTATTGGATGTGGGAGGTTCGATTTTATCAGTTTCACAATTCACCTTATACGGCGATTGCCGTAAAGGCCGTCGACCCAACTTCATGGACGCCGCCCGTCCTGAAGAGGCGAATGAATTATATGAAGCATTTAACGAGGAACTCCGCAAGAAAGGCGTCCATACGGAAACAGGTCAATTCGGTGCCATGATGGATGTTCAGCTTACTAATGACGGTCCCGTTACATTAATACTTGAAAGCAAAAAATAA
- a CDS encoding SH3 domain-containing protein translates to MKKKSGLFGLTLMLIFSAIFPVNHAFGKDEGENIVTTQVVNVREGAGLSFPIVKKLEKGDSYPILNEDGDWIEIRIGAGKTGWVANWLVEKQTGSDTNKVKKESGQGMITGSSVRVRTGPGTTFQTVGSLSKGTAVDIIEKNENWIKVKTADIEGWVSSDYLKLPASSGNAAKKDSTKEEETNQSVKTGVTLVDRLNVRSEPSTSSASLGKLNKNTSVTVYRVENEWAEIDFQGVRGWVAEPYIQVSEDKDDIKNETAGATARVTAAGLNVRKEASLSSKVIGSVNKDETYAVLQTKGNMTQIKLSGSKKGWVVNWYLEKENVEKTAKEKKVDVKGNKITIIHDGTILRSEPDGNSEIVKQANAGETFSASGMEGDWYSVKLKGGKTAYVAGWIVTIEGNPEQIQRPGVEKYLKDKTIVIDPGHGGRDSGTIGVGGTLEKNLTTRTAELLRDKLQAAGAKVILTRSGNTYVPLPSRVSTSHIHNADAFISLHYDSTKDQITSGITTYYYHDYQRALAATLANSLGSTMQVPNRGTRYGNFHVIRENKRVATLIELGYLSNPVEELTLTSNEYQEKITSAIYNGLARYFK, encoded by the coding sequence ATGAAGAAGAAATCGGGTTTATTCGGCCTGACACTGATGCTGATATTCTCAGCGATTTTCCCCGTCAATCACGCTTTTGGAAAAGATGAAGGGGAAAATATCGTGACAACCCAAGTGGTCAATGTCCGTGAAGGTGCAGGCCTCAGTTTCCCTATCGTAAAAAAACTGGAAAAAGGGGACTCGTATCCTATTCTGAATGAAGATGGCGACTGGATCGAAATCCGGATTGGCGCCGGCAAAACGGGATGGGTTGCCAATTGGTTAGTGGAGAAACAAACGGGTTCCGATACCAACAAGGTCAAAAAGGAATCCGGACAAGGCATGATAACAGGCAGCTCCGTCCGCGTCCGTACAGGTCCCGGCACTACATTCCAAACGGTTGGATCCTTGAGTAAAGGAACGGCTGTTGACATCATTGAAAAGAATGAAAATTGGATAAAGGTCAAAACGGCGGATATCGAAGGCTGGGTCTCATCTGACTACTTGAAGCTTCCCGCCTCATCAGGAAATGCAGCGAAGAAAGATTCAACTAAGGAAGAAGAAACGAATCAATCCGTAAAAACCGGTGTAACATTGGTGGACCGGCTCAATGTCCGTTCGGAACCATCGACAAGCAGTGCCTCGCTCGGAAAGCTGAATAAAAATACGTCAGTGACCGTTTACAGGGTTGAAAATGAATGGGCTGAAATTGATTTCCAAGGAGTCCGCGGTTGGGTAGCTGAACCTTACATACAAGTAAGCGAAGATAAAGATGATATAAAAAATGAAACGGCAGGCGCCACTGCAAGGGTGACCGCTGCGGGATTAAATGTCAGGAAAGAAGCCTCTCTCTCAAGCAAGGTCATCGGTTCGGTGAACAAGGATGAGACTTACGCCGTGCTGCAAACAAAGGGTAATATGACACAGATAAAGCTCTCCGGTTCAAAAAAGGGCTGGGTCGTGAATTGGTACCTGGAAAAAGAGAATGTTGAAAAAACGGCGAAGGAAAAAAAGGTTGATGTAAAAGGAAACAAGATTACCATCATTCATGATGGGACGATCCTTAGGAGTGAGCCTGATGGCAACTCAGAGATTGTAAAGCAGGCCAATGCAGGTGAAACGTTCTCCGCATCAGGTATGGAAGGCGACTGGTATTCCGTTAAACTTAAGGGCGGAAAAACAGCTTATGTGGCCGGATGGATCGTTACGATCGAAGGGAATCCCGAGCAGATCCAACGGCCTGGCGTTGAGAAATACTTAAAGGATAAAACCATTGTGATCGATCCCGGACATGGCGGAAGGGATAGCGGTACAATCGGCGTCGGTGGAACACTTGAGAAAAACCTGACGACTCGAACGGCAGAATTGCTGCGGGACAAACTTCAGGCGGCAGGAGCTAAAGTGATCCTGACCAGAAGCGGAAATACTTATGTTCCACTCCCTTCCCGGGTCAGCACTTCACATATACATAACGCGGATGCTTTCATCAGCCTCCATTATGATAGCACCAAGGACCAGATCACCAGCGGGATAACAACATACTACTATCATGACTATCAGCGTGCATTGGCGGCTACACTGGCCAATTCACTCGGTTCTACCATGCAGGTGCCCAATCGTGGAACACGTTACGGGAATTTTCATGTTATCCGTGAAAATAAACGGGTAGCTACACTCATTGAACTAGGTTATTTAAGTAATCCAGTGGAAGAATTGACGTTAACATCAAATGAGTATCAAGAAAAAATCACATCAGCCATCTATAATGGATTGGCGCGGTATTTTAAATAA